In Reinekea thalattae, a genomic segment contains:
- the pta gene encoding phosphate acetyltransferase yields the protein MKYTYFVAATGTGTGLTSVCLGLVRALDQLGVRVAFAKPIAQQFGTENEPERSTHLANATLGLKPAKPIELAYAQQQLAAGQSDPLMEDVIQMTQTSAEDADVLIVEGLVPVSDENYIPELNRNMAKALDADVILVAAKNADSTAQLNERIKMSASLFGGIESRRVIGCILNKVGAPDPSSQQVMAEEDPTDARNVKEGEALSVEDFTKILPVFQSDDFKCLGAIQWNPLLVAPRTSDVANHLGAAIINEGEIAERRVQSITVCARTMPNMLQTLKAGALVVTPGDRNDVLLASSMAALNGVPLAGVVLTGDLTPPESVMNLCHAAFKTGLPVMTSKLNTFSSAQRLNSMNTEVPADDIGRMENVMDDVASAINAKWLAERAEVIEERRLSPPAFRHLLVQQARAAAKRIILPEGTEPRTIRAAAICQEKGIAHCVLLGNPDEVRRVAQTQNITLPDSLEIVDPEQARRKYVEPMVELRKHKGLTAPMAEAQLEDCNVLGTMMLALDDVDGLVSGAVNTTANTVRPALQLIKTRPDSSLVSSIFFMLLPEQAVVYGDCAINPDPNAEQLADIAIQSGDSAKAFGIEPRIAMISYSTGQSGTGSDVEKVREATRIAKERRPDLLIDGPLQYDAASTPSVAASKAPDSDVAGKATVFVFPDLNTGNTTYKAVQRSANVVSIGPMLQGLRKPVNDLSRGALVEDIVYTIALTAIQAAQMSNS from the coding sequence GGCACAGGCACGGGCTTAACGTCCGTCTGCCTAGGCTTGGTTCGCGCTTTGGATCAACTGGGTGTACGCGTTGCTTTTGCAAAACCTATTGCTCAGCAATTCGGTACCGAAAATGAGCCTGAACGCTCTACTCACTTAGCCAATGCAACGCTAGGTCTTAAGCCTGCTAAGCCAATTGAGCTAGCCTATGCACAGCAGCAATTGGCTGCTGGTCAATCTGATCCGCTTATGGAAGATGTGATCCAGATGACGCAAACATCGGCTGAAGATGCTGATGTATTGATCGTTGAAGGTTTGGTGCCTGTTTCGGATGAAAACTACATCCCAGAATTGAACCGCAATATGGCCAAAGCGTTAGACGCCGATGTTATTCTAGTCGCTGCCAAAAACGCCGACAGCACGGCTCAGCTAAACGAACGTATTAAGATGAGCGCCAGCCTATTTGGCGGCATCGAAAGTCGTCGAGTTATCGGCTGCATTCTTAACAAAGTCGGAGCTCCAGACCCTTCTAGCCAGCAAGTTATGGCAGAGGAAGACCCAACAGATGCTCGCAATGTTAAAGAAGGTGAAGCGCTAAGCGTAGAAGATTTCACCAAAATCCTGCCTGTGTTCCAAAGTGACGACTTCAAATGCTTAGGCGCTATCCAATGGAATCCATTGTTAGTCGCGCCTCGTACCAGCGATGTTGCAAACCACTTGGGCGCTGCCATCATCAACGAAGGTGAAATCGCTGAACGACGCGTACAAAGCATCACTGTATGTGCACGCACCATGCCGAACATGCTACAAACACTCAAAGCAGGTGCTTTGGTTGTAACACCAGGCGATCGTAACGATGTCCTGTTAGCCAGTTCAATGGCGGCCTTAAATGGCGTACCGCTAGCGGGTGTTGTGCTAACTGGCGATCTAACACCGCCTGAGTCAGTGATGAACCTGTGTCACGCTGCCTTTAAAACAGGCCTGCCGGTGATGACCTCTAAACTCAACACCTTCAGTTCTGCTCAACGTTTAAATTCTATGAACACTGAAGTGCCTGCTGATGACATCGGCCGCATGGAAAATGTAATGGATGACGTTGCCAGTGCAATCAATGCCAAATGGTTAGCAGAACGCGCTGAAGTGATTGAAGAGCGTCGCCTATCACCACCTGCGTTCCGTCACCTGCTTGTTCAACAGGCGCGTGCAGCAGCAAAACGCATTATCTTACCAGAAGGCACCGAGCCACGAACTATTCGTGCTGCAGCGATCTGCCAAGAAAAAGGCATTGCTCACTGTGTGCTGTTAGGTAACCCAGACGAAGTACGTCGCGTTGCTCAAACACAAAATATTACTCTGCCTGATAGCTTAGAAATCGTTGACCCTGAACAGGCTCGTAGAAAATACGTTGAGCCAATGGTTGAGCTAAGAAAGCACAAGGGCTTAACCGCTCCTATGGCAGAAGCTCAGCTGGAAGACTGCAACGTACTTGGCACCATGATGCTAGCGTTGGATGATGTTGACGGCCTCGTTTCTGGCGCAGTAAACACCACAGCAAATACAGTTCGCCCAGCACTGCAGCTGATCAAGACTCGTCCTGACAGCAGCTTAGTATCATCGATCTTCTTCATGCTATTACCAGAGCAAGCGGTTGTTTATGGTGACTGTGCGATCAACCCAGACCCTAACGCTGAGCAATTAGCCGATATCGCAATTCAATCGGGTGATTCTGCTAAGGCTTTCGGTATTGAACCACGCATCGCCATGATCAGTTACTCTACCGGTCAGTCAGGTACAGGCAGTGATGTTGAAAAAGTCCGTGAAGCCACGCGTATTGCTAAAGAGCGTCGCCCAGATCTATTGATCGACGGCCCGCTACAGTACGATGCAGCATCAACGCCATCAGTAGCCGCCTCTAAAGCGCCTGACAGCGATGTAGCTGGTAAAGCCACTGTGTTCGTGTTCCCAGATCTAAACACCGGTAACACAACTTATAAAGCAGTACAGCGTAGCGCCAACGTCGTCAGTATTGGCCCAATGCTGCAAGGTTTGCGTAAGCCTGTAAACGACCTGTCTCGTGGTGCGTTGGTTGAAGACATTGTCTACACCATTGCGTTAACTGCGATTCAAGCGGCTCAAATGAGCAACAGCTAA
- a CDS encoding MaoC family dehydratase — translation MKVLDIIREKSDQLTKQPAEFFDRLNPQVRSYLSDAMHSAKNSHWFNWSADAKNNDANLDDSVMNDQHWQHETGSPVHAAYQRLSEHLNQTTYVSDWVEINQERINLFASVTEDEQWIHTDPERAKTESPYRSTVAHGFLTLSLIPRLMSSVGDSDVLRTSNAKMIINVGLNQVRYLYPVKAGSNVRGSKKVISVQQVKRGLEVTEQVTIEIEGIRRPACVAETVSLLVF, via the coding sequence ATGAAAGTTTTAGACATCATTAGAGAAAAAAGTGATCAGCTGACAAAACAACCAGCTGAGTTTTTTGATCGCCTAAACCCTCAGGTGCGTAGCTATTTATCCGATGCGATGCACAGCGCCAAAAATAGCCATTGGTTTAACTGGTCTGCGGACGCAAAAAACAACGATGCCAATCTCGACGACTCAGTGATGAACGATCAGCATTGGCAACATGAAACTGGCTCTCCGGTTCACGCCGCCTATCAACGCTTAAGTGAACATCTGAATCAAACCACTTACGTCAGCGACTGGGTTGAAATCAATCAAGAACGAATCAATCTCTTTGCTTCGGTGACCGAAGACGAACAGTGGATACACACAGACCCTGAGCGTGCCAAAACCGAATCTCCCTATCGAAGTACTGTAGCGCACGGCTTTTTAACGCTGTCGCTTATCCCTCGATTAATGAGCAGTGTTGGCGATTCCGATGTATTGCGAACCTCCAACGCGAAGATGATCATCAACGTTGGCCTTAATCAGGTGCGCTACCTTTATCCTGTGAAGGCAGGCTCTAATGTGCGTGGATCAAAAAAGGTCATCAGCGTGCAACAGGTTAAGCGTGGTTTAGAAGTGACCGAACAGGTTACCATCGAAATCGAAGGCATTCGTCGTCCAGCCTGTGTTGCAGAAACGGTATCACTGCTGGTTTTTTAA
- a CDS encoding HAMP domain-containing methyl-accepting chemotaxis protein produces MDIKLSTKIIICFSLIGLLFMGSSWLGYKSRDNVIDSLTIITESSTPVVKLSSDLSLHVQTAELLILKLSDAKDLNEFTQKLQDVNENNALIQAMLTELEDAPIDKYVHTAIQPDLDRLNTVIEQMLEYSDKLVSHENEYLRLTLEAERISEELTLLRDKVTPLLTNILLEVEAESVISVVNQTNASVTAGMLIIEQLVNTDDIAHLQQYRDSFIHWQNAHSSLLPSLIFSSNDDNFEQFVSELSLLTLSILDAVEGNNGLLEIQRKRLELAELSQNDSNMLGERIISAEEATHSLLDTAFIINDDLANNIRKDAIQQNTINIFLAILILIAVAAISIWISSYLKRSIKVLMEQLNSLSKGHLKRIKPTRRKDEFGQLNNYMVNVIDGLRQTVSSIDQSSHIVESSVQSVATSAQSTLDIVTKQKTEIDLVSTALVEMSSTANEVAKHTEQTHAQVLSAAELSKESRGHVQSSFNSIEQISLQTGQAIGVIQELDSAVTSIEGVIDTITEIADQTNLLALNAAIEAARAGEQGRGFAVVADEVRTLATRTQESTQEIQDKIQSMVTNSRMAVDVIKQSELKVAESLEQARISDQSIVQFEGQMNEIRELSYLIATAAEEQAQTALELENSLTKIADLTDETRTTAESAKNAAVSQVDVAHSLQENVSKFLLDEA; encoded by the coding sequence ATGGATATTAAACTTTCAACCAAAATCATTATCTGCTTTTCACTTATTGGCCTGCTGTTTATGGGGTCATCTTGGCTCGGCTATAAAAGTCGAGATAACGTTATCGATAGCCTAACTATTATCACCGAGTCATCGACGCCAGTGGTGAAGCTTTCTTCTGATTTAAGTTTGCATGTTCAGACCGCAGAACTTTTGATACTAAAACTTTCTGACGCAAAAGATCTGAACGAATTTACTCAGAAACTACAGGACGTAAACGAGAACAATGCTCTGATTCAAGCAATGCTGACTGAATTAGAAGACGCACCTATCGACAAATATGTTCACACTGCTATCCAGCCAGACTTAGATCGCTTAAATACAGTTATTGAGCAAATGCTGGAATACTCAGACAAACTGGTTAGCCATGAAAATGAATACTTACGATTAACTCTCGAGGCGGAACGAATCTCAGAAGAGCTAACCCTTTTACGCGATAAGGTAACCCCACTGCTAACCAATATTCTGTTAGAAGTTGAGGCAGAAAGTGTTATCTCAGTCGTCAATCAAACCAACGCTTCTGTTACCGCAGGTATGCTAATTATTGAGCAGCTAGTAAATACCGATGACATCGCACATTTACAACAGTATCGAGATAGTTTCATCCACTGGCAAAATGCTCACTCTAGCTTACTTCCATCACTTATATTTTCTTCTAACGATGACAATTTCGAACAATTTGTATCTGAGCTATCACTGCTCACGTTATCGATCTTAGATGCTGTTGAGGGTAATAATGGCCTGCTAGAAATACAAAGAAAAAGATTAGAGCTTGCCGAGCTTTCACAAAACGATTCCAACATGCTCGGAGAAAGAATCATTTCAGCAGAAGAAGCAACTCATAGCTTACTTGATACTGCCTTTATCATTAACGATGATCTTGCTAACAACATCCGTAAAGATGCCATTCAACAAAATACGATTAATATCTTCTTAGCGATATTAATTTTAATTGCCGTAGCCGCTATATCCATTTGGATCAGTTCGTATCTCAAGCGATCAATTAAAGTGCTGATGGAGCAATTAAATTCGTTATCAAAAGGCCATTTAAAACGAATCAAACCAACACGCCGAAAGGATGAATTTGGTCAATTAAATAACTATATGGTGAACGTCATTGATGGACTTAGACAAACCGTCAGCAGCATTGACCAGTCATCACACATTGTAGAAAGCTCGGTTCAAAGTGTTGCCACTAGTGCGCAAAGCACCTTGGATATTGTCACCAAACAAAAGACAGAAATAGACCTAGTCTCAACAGCGCTCGTTGAAATGAGTTCAACAGCCAATGAGGTGGCAAAACATACAGAGCAAACTCACGCCCAGGTACTTTCTGCTGCCGAACTATCGAAAGAAAGTCGCGGCCACGTACAATCAAGTTTTAACAGCATTGAGCAAATATCACTTCAAACTGGTCAAGCCATTGGTGTTATTCAAGAGTTGGACAGCGCTGTTACAAGCATTGAAGGCGTTATCGATACTATTACAGAAATTGCAGACCAAACAAATTTACTAGCATTGAATGCAGCTATTGAAGCCGCTAGAGCAGGCGAGCAAGGCCGAGGCTTTGCTGTCGTTGCGGATGAAGTTAGGACACTGGCAACCCGAACACAGGAGTCGACACAAGAAATTCAAGATAAGATTCAGTCTATGGTGACTAATTCTAGAATGGCTGTCGATGTTATTAAGCAAAGTGAACTTAAGGTCGCAGAAAGCTTAGAACAAGCCAGAATTTCTGATCAAAGTATTGTTCAATTTGAAGGTCAAATGAACGAAATACGTGAGCTTTCTTATTTAATTGCCACAGCAGCTGAAGAGCAAGCACAAACCGCATTAGAGCTGGAGAATAGTTTAACTAAAATCGCTGACCTGACTGATGAAACCCGGACCACTGCCGAATCTGCAAAAAATGCTGCTGTATCGCAAGTCGATGTCGCGCATTCGCTGCAGGAAAATGTTTCCAAATTCCTTCTGGATGAGGCCTAA
- a CDS encoding sugar ABC transporter substrate-binding protein yields MQKLTSEFEKAYPDITLKWNIYNEGSLRMRAIADIASGGGRYDVLTIGMYEAPIWAERDWLQPLDFDSSYDMNDLLPSVRDGLSYNGKLYAAPFYGESSMLMYRKDLMDKAGITLDERPTWRSIYYAAQSIHDPENNLYGICLRGKPGWGDNMALITTMVNSFGGQWFNMSWTPQLESTPWQEAVSFYIDLLTSYGPPNSEKNSFNEILQLARNGQCGMWIDASIAASFLTDGNQSDYADNWAFAQAPYKTTSSGANWLWAWSLAISKKSQNVEAAKTFISWATSKDYIKLVASKNGWANIPTGTRTSTYQQEEFLSVAGDFAKAELEAMRTADPENSTLLPSPYTGVQFVSIPEFVAIAGATGQQISEALEGKITVQQALSRSQTIALREMRRSGN; encoded by the coding sequence ATGCAGAAGTTAACCTCAGAATTTGAAAAAGCATATCCGGATATCACGTTAAAGTGGAATATCTATAACGAAGGCAGCTTACGCATGCGTGCTATTGCCGACATTGCCTCCGGTGGTGGCCGTTATGATGTATTAACCATTGGTATGTATGAAGCACCCATTTGGGCAGAGCGAGACTGGCTACAGCCGTTAGATTTCGATTCTTCTTATGATATGAACGATCTACTACCGTCTGTACGCGATGGCTTATCCTATAACGGCAAGCTCTATGCGGCGCCCTTCTATGGCGAAAGCTCTATGCTGATGTATCGAAAAGACCTTATGGACAAAGCTGGTATTACCTTAGATGAACGGCCAACTTGGCGATCCATTTACTACGCGGCACAAAGTATTCATGACCCAGAAAATAACCTTTACGGCATTTGCTTACGTGGCAAACCCGGCTGGGGTGATAACATGGCGTTGATCACAACGATGGTCAATAGCTTTGGTGGTCAGTGGTTCAACATGTCTTGGACCCCTCAGCTAGAAAGTACGCCATGGCAAGAAGCGGTTTCATTTTATATTGATCTACTCACTAGCTACGGCCCGCCTAACTCAGAAAAAAATAGTTTTAACGAGATATTGCAGCTGGCTCGCAATGGTCAATGTGGCATGTGGATCGATGCTTCTATTGCCGCATCCTTTTTAACTGACGGCAATCAAAGTGACTACGCTGACAACTGGGCGTTTGCCCAAGCGCCTTATAAAACCACAAGCTCTGGTGCTAACTGGTTATGGGCTTGGTCTTTGGCGATTTCCAAAAAATCTCAAAATGTTGAAGCAGCGAAAACCTTTATTAGCTGGGCAACGTCAAAAGACTACATCAAACTTGTTGCCAGCAAAAACGGTTGGGCAAACATTCCGACAGGTACTCGAACCTCTACTTACCAACAAGAAGAATTTTTGTCTGTTGCAGGTGATTTCGCAAAAGCCGAGCTAGAAGCGATGAGAACAGCCGACCCAGAAAATAGCACCCTACTGCCCTCGCCTTACACCGGAGTTCAGTTTGTTTCTATTCCTGAGTTTGTTGCTATTGCCGGCGCAACTGGGCAACAAATTTCTGAAGCATTAGAGGGTAAGATAACAGTACAACAAGCACTTTCTAGATCGCAGACCATTGCACTACGAGAAATGCGACGCTCTGGTAATTAA
- the prmC gene encoding peptide chain release factor N(5)-glutamine methyltransferase codes for MSQTIEQALSYAKAKGLDSLDAQVLLAHQLNKGQTYLIAWPEKQLSAEQLSAFQSLVEKRLSGEPVAYLTGVREFWSLPIQTSKATLIPRPDTEVLVETVLQNHSAEPIQCLDLGTGTGAIALALKVERPAWRVTGVDRMPEAVVLAKQNAQQLALDVHFYQAHWCQSVVDQSLDLIVSNPPYIDAEDEHLSQGDVRFEPKSALVADEHGLADIRIITQQARRCLKQAGALYIEHGWQQADDVRQLMIEAGFSEVGCVKDYAGNDRVTYGQLK; via the coding sequence TTGAGCCAAACCATTGAACAGGCGCTAAGCTATGCCAAGGCGAAAGGTTTGGATAGTTTAGACGCCCAGGTGTTATTGGCGCATCAGCTTAATAAAGGCCAAACCTATTTGATAGCTTGGCCAGAAAAACAGCTTAGTGCTGAGCAGCTTAGTGCATTTCAGTCGTTGGTAGAAAAGCGATTATCGGGTGAACCTGTCGCCTATTTAACTGGAGTGCGAGAGTTTTGGTCGTTACCGATTCAAACCTCTAAAGCGACCTTGATTCCACGGCCAGACACTGAGGTGTTGGTCGAAACCGTACTGCAAAACCATTCAGCCGAACCTATCCAATGCTTAGATTTAGGTACCGGTACTGGCGCAATTGCTTTAGCGCTTAAAGTTGAACGGCCTGCTTGGCGAGTTACTGGCGTTGACCGCATGCCAGAAGCCGTCGTGTTAGCTAAGCAAAATGCTCAACAGCTAGCGCTTGATGTGCACTTTTATCAGGCGCATTGGTGTCAATCGGTAGTCGATCAGTCGCTCGATTTAATCGTCTCCAACCCTCCTTATATTGATGCCGAAGACGAACATTTAAGTCAGGGTGATGTGCGTTTTGAGCCGAAAAGTGCGTTGGTTGCCGACGAGCACGGCTTAGCGGATATTCGAATAATAACGCAACAGGCTCGTCGTTGTTTAAAGCAAGCGGGAGCGCTTTACATCGAGCACGGTTGGCAGCAGGCGGACGACGTTCGCCAACTAATGATCGAGGCAGGTTTTAGCGAAGTTGGTTGTGTTAAAGATTATGCAGGTAATGATCGAGTAACTTATGGTCAGCTTAAATGA
- the prfA gene encoding peptide chain release factor 1, translating to MKDSIKLKLTELTERYEEVGMLLSQPDVISNQDSFRKYSQEYAELEDVVKCFEQYRLAESDVEEAELMTSDSDPDLREMGKEELQLAQAKIEELDQQLQILLLPKDPNDGKNVFLEIRAGTGGDEAAIFSGDLLRMYSRYAEKAGWKLEILSTNEGEHGGYKEVITRVSGANVYSQLKFESGAHRVQRVPETESQGRIHTSACTVAVMPEADELEEVEIDKNDLRVDTFRASGAGGQHVNKTDSAIRLTHLPTGMVVECQDERSQHKNKARAMSLLAAKLKDAQQSSAAQEQADQRKSLVGSGDRSERIRTYNYPQGRVTDHRINLTLYKLDEVMAGQLEHIIQPLLTEHQAQLFAEMGQS from the coding sequence ATGAAAGACTCAATAAAATTAAAACTCACCGAGTTAACTGAGCGTTACGAAGAAGTCGGCATGCTGTTATCGCAACCGGATGTTATTTCTAATCAGGATTCTTTTCGCAAATATTCTCAAGAGTACGCAGAGCTTGAAGATGTGGTGAAGTGTTTTGAACAATACCGCTTAGCGGAATCGGATGTTGAAGAAGCCGAACTGATGACCAGCGATTCTGACCCTGACTTACGTGAAATGGGTAAAGAAGAATTACAGCTTGCTCAGGCAAAAATTGAAGAGCTAGACCAGCAACTACAAATTTTATTGTTACCAAAAGATCCAAACGACGGCAAAAATGTCTTCTTAGAAATTCGCGCCGGTACTGGCGGTGATGAGGCGGCAATTTTCTCTGGCGACCTGTTACGTATGTACAGCCGTTATGCTGAAAAAGCGGGCTGGAAGCTGGAAATATTATCCACTAACGAGGGCGAACACGGCGGTTATAAAGAGGTGATTACTCGCGTCAGTGGTGCCAACGTTTACTCGCAATTAAAGTTTGAATCTGGCGCTCACCGAGTACAGCGTGTTCCAGAAACAGAAAGTCAGGGCCGTATTCATACCTCGGCCTGTACCGTTGCAGTAATGCCAGAAGCAGATGAATTAGAAGAAGTTGAGATCGATAAAAACGATTTACGCGTTGATACTTTTCGAGCCTCTGGTGCTGGTGGTCAGCACGTTAACAAAACCGATTCTGCAATTCGCTTAACGCATTTACCAACCGGTATGGTGGTTGAGTGTCAGGATGAGCGTTCGCAGCATAAAAACAAAGCACGAGCGATGTCGTTATTGGCGGCAAAACTAAAGGATGCGCAGCAGAGTTCAGCGGCGCAAGAACAAGCAGATCAACGTAAATCGTTGGTCGGTAGTGGTGACCGCTCGGAACGTATTCGCACCTATAATTATCCGCAAGGTCGAGTCACCGATCACCGCATTAACTTGACGCTCTATAAGCTCGATGAAGTGATGGCTGGTCAGCTTGAACATATCATTCAGCCGTTGTTGACTGAGCATCAAGCGCAGTTGTTTGCTGAAATGGGGCAGTCTTGA
- the hemA gene encoding glutamyl-tRNA reductase, translating into MSLVAIGINHNTAPVEIREQVAFAPETMSESLRAARSIGSVNEVAIVSTCNRSELYCDVNDTENTVDALVSWLSVEFAIAKHELAQHLYTFYDRDAVAHISRVASGLDSLVLGEPQISGQLKSAYAVAKEFNSVGPQLNFLFQHSFKVAKQVRTETAIGENAVSIAYAAVSLSSRIFSDLQKCHALLVGAGETIDLVARHLQDKGIGKITVANRTLTRAETLAQQFNAKACLLSDIPDVLPQADIVISSTASQLPLIGKGMVERALKVRKHKPVFMADIAVPRDIEAEVSQLKDVFLYTVDDLKNVIEDNFRTREKAAVQAQEIIEQQTDEFIQKSNARNAGDVIKSIRAHANKIKQAEIEKAEKAIASGADPIQVTKQLAHNITNKLMHYPTVALKNAHQNDMPDVNEWTRQIFDIDS; encoded by the coding sequence ATGTCACTAGTGGCCATCGGCATTAATCATAATACGGCACCTGTTGAGATTCGTGAGCAGGTGGCATTTGCACCTGAAACCATGTCCGAATCTTTGCGTGCTGCGCGTTCGATCGGTTCTGTGAACGAAGTGGCAATCGTCTCAACCTGTAACCGTTCAGAGCTCTATTGTGATGTTAACGATACTGAAAACACGGTCGACGCCTTGGTGTCTTGGCTGTCAGTAGAGTTTGCCATTGCCAAGCACGAACTGGCGCAGCATCTGTATACCTTTTATGACCGTGACGCCGTAGCACACATCAGCCGAGTGGCTTCGGGTTTGGATAGCCTTGTGTTAGGTGAGCCGCAAATATCTGGTCAGTTAAAATCGGCTTATGCCGTAGCAAAAGAATTTAACTCGGTAGGCCCGCAGCTCAACTTTTTGTTCCAGCACAGCTTTAAAGTCGCCAAGCAGGTACGTACCGAAACCGCGATAGGTGAAAATGCCGTCAGCATTGCTTATGCCGCGGTGAGTTTATCGAGTCGTATTTTTAGCGACTTGCAAAAATGTCATGCATTGTTGGTGGGCGCGGGTGAAACCATCGACTTAGTGGCTCGTCATTTACAAGATAAGGGTATCGGTAAAATTACAGTTGCTAACCGAACCCTGACCCGAGCAGAGACATTAGCGCAACAGTTTAATGCCAAAGCCTGTTTGCTGTCCGACATCCCAGATGTATTGCCACAGGCAGACATTGTTATTTCATCGACAGCCAGCCAACTGCCGTTAATCGGCAAAGGTATGGTCGAGCGTGCGCTAAAAGTTCGCAAACATAAGCCGGTATTTATGGCTGATATTGCAGTGCCGCGTGACATTGAAGCAGAAGTTAGTCAGTTAAAAGATGTGTTTTTGTACACGGTCGATGACCTAAAGAACGTCATTGAAGATAATTTTAGAACCCGTGAAAAAGCCGCCGTGCAAGCACAAGAAATTATCGAGCAACAGACCGATGAATTTATTCAAAAGTCGAACGCACGAAACGCTGGCGATGTCATAAAAAGCATCCGTGCACATGCTAATAAAATTAAACAAGCAGAGATAGAGAAGGCCGAAAAAGCTATTGCCAGTGGTGCTGACCCTATCCAAGTGACAAAACAGTTGGCGCATAACATCACCAACAAACTGATGCATTACCCAACCGTTGCGTTGAAGAATGCTCACCAAAACGATATGCCTGATGTCAATGAATGGACACGGCAGATATTCGATATCGATAGCTAA